Proteins co-encoded in one Marinobacter gudaonensis genomic window:
- a CDS encoding beta-N-acetylglucosaminidase domain-containing protein: MTTTLGIIEGFYGPMWTWEERRHLVRTLAPHGYGFYLYAPKADLYLRRKWQQPHPPAVAAELADFARFCRQQGMRFGVGLSPFEVFNRFDDEARTALAHKLELLERMDIDELAILFDDMTADTPDLARSQVDIVDWVRESTGIARLSVCPSYYSDDPVLDRVFGERPADYLETLGRKLDHSVNIFWTGEEVCSREISPGHLKRVGDLLGRKPVLWDNYPVNDGDRMSQHLHLRAFTGRPAANAAHLAGHGINPALQPTLTAIPAITLAESYRLGPAYQYGQAFRNVSREVLGRDLAAQLQADLLVLQDAGLGRISDEKRQSLQHTYDAFDHPAANEILRWLAGEYRVTDEMVATQ, from the coding sequence ATGACAACGACACTGGGCATCATCGAAGGATTCTATGGCCCCATGTGGACCTGGGAAGAGCGCCGGCATCTGGTGCGAACCCTGGCCCCGCACGGTTATGGCTTTTACCTGTATGCGCCCAAGGCGGATCTTTACCTGCGACGAAAGTGGCAACAGCCGCACCCGCCGGCGGTAGCCGCCGAGCTTGCGGATTTCGCCCGTTTCTGCCGCCAACAGGGCATGCGGTTTGGCGTCGGGTTGAGCCCGTTCGAGGTTTTTAACCGGTTTGACGACGAAGCCCGTACCGCACTCGCCCACAAACTCGAACTGCTGGAACGAATGGACATTGATGAACTGGCCATTCTGTTCGATGACATGACCGCCGACACGCCGGACCTAGCCCGCAGCCAGGTCGACATTGTCGACTGGGTGCGCGAAAGCACCGGCATCGCCCGCTTGAGTGTCTGTCCCAGCTACTATTCCGACGACCCGGTGCTCGACCGGGTGTTCGGCGAGCGGCCCGCTGATTACCTGGAGACCCTGGGGCGCAAGCTGGATCATTCGGTGAATATTTTCTGGACCGGAGAGGAAGTGTGTTCCCGGGAGATCTCGCCGGGACACCTGAAACGGGTGGGCGACCTGCTGGGGCGCAAACCAGTGCTGTGGGACAACTACCCGGTGAACGACGGCGACCGGATGTCGCAGCATTTGCACCTGCGGGCCTTCACCGGCCGGCCGGCGGCGAATGCGGCGCATCTGGCCGGACACGGCATCAATCCCGCCTTGCAACCGACGCTGACCGCCATCCCCGCGATCACGCTGGCGGAATCCTACCGACTGGGGCCGGCCTACCAGTACGGCCAGGCTTTCCGCAACGTCTCGCGGGAAGTGCTCGGGCGGGATCTGGCGGCGCAGCTGCAGGCGGATCTTCTGGTGCTGCAGGACGCCGGCCTGGGGCGTATCAGCGACGAAAAAAGACAGAGTCTGCAGCACACCTACGACGCGTTCGACCACCCCGCTGCCAATGAGATTCTGCGCTGGCTTGCCGGCGAGTACCGGGTGACCGATGAAATGGTGGCAACGCAGTAA
- a CDS encoding ATPase, with translation MEIKTFEDLIDWTRQLHAHLARCLHESAKLNNDERASALLDYLAGHEALLEKAVGEFEKQADRKAMDTRLYDYLNHKPIGPSADSYTHYASMSFRDIAAEVFQFHDQVMDLYDSLIGKAEISEAKALLEDLLAMEEHEAMRLSSQIGRMEDL, from the coding sequence ATGGAGATAAAAACCTTTGAAGACCTGATTGACTGGACGCGACAACTGCACGCGCATCTGGCCAGGTGCCTGCACGAGTCCGCCAAGCTGAACAACGACGAGAGGGCCAGCGCATTGCTCGACTACCTCGCCGGCCATGAGGCATTGCTTGAGAAAGCCGTCGGCGAATTCGAGAAACAGGCAGATCGAAAGGCCATGGACACCCGCCTGTACGACTACCTGAACCACAAACCGATTGGCCCCAGCGCCGACTCCTACACCCACTACGCCTCCATGTCCTTCCGGGATATCGCCGCCGAGGTGTTCCAGTTCCATGATCAGGTTATGGACCTCTACGACTCCCTGATCGGCAAGGCCGAGATTTCCGAGGCCAAGGCCCTGCTGGAAGACCTGCTGGCCATGGAGGAACACGAGGCCATGCGACTTTCGAGTCAGATCGGCCGGATGGAAGACCTCTGA
- a CDS encoding TRAP transporter substrate-binding protein: protein MKIRSVLSAAVLAVATTFASTQALAQETFTLRLAETWGPNFPIFGDTTKRFAENVEKMSDGRLKVRIDSANKHKAPLGVFDMVKAGQYDMGHSASYYWKGKVPETLFFTSMPFGMNAMEQYAWFYHGGGMELMQEVYEPHNMLSFPGGNTGVQMGGWFRKEIKSLEDLQGLKMRIPGFAGEVFAEVGVSPTNIAPGELYTALERNTIDAVEWVGPALDLRLGFQQIADYYYTGWHEPATELQFLVNKRVWEKLPADLQEIMRVAMRTASYDMLVHSQHANAEAWANIKEEYPNVQIKQFPDDVFDAMYAANNKLLDEAAKGSEMAAKIIKSQQEYLEKSRAYTNISERAYLNTMAEVE, encoded by the coding sequence ATGAAGATCCGTTCTGTTCTTTCCGCGGCTGTGTTGGCTGTGGCAACCACCTTTGCCTCCACGCAGGCGCTCGCCCAAGAGACTTTCACCCTCCGCCTGGCGGAAACCTGGGGACCAAACTTCCCGATTTTCGGTGACACAACCAAGCGCTTCGCCGAAAACGTTGAAAAAATGTCCGACGGACGCCTGAAAGTCCGTATCGATTCCGCCAACAAACACAAGGCCCCCCTGGGCGTGTTTGACATGGTCAAGGCCGGCCAGTACGACATGGGCCACTCCGCGTCCTACTACTGGAAAGGCAAGGTTCCCGAAACCCTGTTCTTCACCAGCATGCCCTTTGGCATGAATGCCATGGAACAGTACGCCTGGTTCTACCACGGCGGCGGCATGGAGCTGATGCAGGAGGTCTACGAGCCCCACAACATGCTGTCCTTCCCCGGCGGTAACACCGGTGTCCAGATGGGCGGCTGGTTCCGCAAGGAAATCAAGTCCCTGGAGGACCTGCAGGGCCTCAAGATGCGCATCCCGGGCTTCGCCGGTGAAGTATTCGCCGAAGTGGGCGTAAGCCCGACCAACATCGCCCCGGGCGAGCTCTACACGGCCCTCGAGCGAAACACCATCGATGCGGTCGAGTGGGTTGGTCCGGCGCTGGACCTGCGTCTTGGCTTCCAGCAGATTGCCGACTACTACTACACCGGTTGGCACGAGCCGGCCACCGAGCTGCAGTTCCTGGTGAACAAGCGGGTATGGGAAAAGCTGCCGGCAGATCTGCAGGAAATCATGCGTGTGGCCATGCGGACCGCGTCCTACGACATGCTGGTTCACTCCCAGCACGCCAATGCCGAAGCCTGGGCCAACATCAAGGAAGAGTATCCGAACGTGCAGATCAAGCAGTTCCCGGATGATGTGTTCGATGCCATGTACGCTGCCAACAACAAGCTGCTGGACGAAGCTGCCAAAGGCAGTGAGATGGCTGCAAAAATCATCAAGTCCCAGCAGGAGTACCTGGAGAAGAGCCGCGCCTACACCAACATTTCCGAGCGCGCCTACCTCAACACCATGGCCGAAGTCGAGTAA
- a CDS encoding TRAP transporter small permease subunit, translating to MRWIIKLDEGLARLSTFCGWVACVAMILMAANVFYDVVARYAFNNVSIGMQEMEWHLYSVVFLLGIPYALRTDGHVRVDVFYTKWSNKAKAWVNLVGALIFVIPFAYLIGIYGYDFALDSYNMGEGSGDPGGLPHRWIIKSVIPITAVFIAIAGLNMVTYALRVMAGDKEYEGEHSAGGLS from the coding sequence ATGCGGTGGATTATCAAACTGGATGAGGGGCTTGCGCGCCTGTCCACATTCTGTGGCTGGGTGGCCTGTGTTGCCATGATTCTGATGGCAGCCAACGTCTTTTACGACGTGGTGGCCCGCTACGCGTTCAACAATGTTTCAATCGGTATGCAGGAAATGGAGTGGCACCTCTATTCGGTGGTGTTCCTGCTGGGCATTCCCTATGCGCTGCGCACGGATGGCCACGTGCGGGTCGACGTCTTCTACACAAAATGGAGCAACAAGGCCAAGGCGTGGGTCAATCTGGTTGGCGCCCTGATCTTCGTCATACCGTTCGCCTACCTGATCGGTATCTATGGTTACGATTTTGCCCTCGACTCCTACAACATGGGGGAAGGCAGCGGTGACCCGGGCGGCCTGCCCCACCGCTGGATCATCAAGTCGGTCATTCCGATCACCGCCGTTTTCATCGCAATCGCCGGGCTTAATATGGTGACCTACGCGCTGCGGGTCATGGCAGGCGACAAGGAATACGAAGGCGAACACAGCGCAGGAGGCCTGTCATGA
- a CDS encoding TRAP transporter large permease, translated as MIGMIMFGVALLMLMLGFPVAFTFGGVALFFGIFAEGMDLFAFMPYRIMSVMQNTVLMAVPLFIFMGVVLQRTRLAEQLLTSMGRLFGGLPGGLAISTILVGALLAASTGVVGASVVAMGLISLPVMLAHKYDKRLATGTICASGTLGQIVPPSIILIILGDVLGLPVGDLFKAAVWPGVVLIGLYILYILVLTRFRPETAPAMPEDDSVSRKKEILDALLAIIPPLALIVVVLGSIFTGIATPTESSALGGVGAVVLAIIYRQFSFKMVWDASKDTVKVTAMVFAILIGATAFSMVFSYTGGDYLLEEWLLQLPGEKWGFIILAMAVILVLGFFIDFVEISFIIVPILAPVAEALGINMLWFAILIAMNLQTSFLTPPFGFSLFYLKGVAPPEVRTTDIYKGVLPFILIQILVLALIVIFPEWFGMSSSY; from the coding sequence ATGATCGGTATGATTATGTTCGGGGTTGCCCTGCTGATGCTCATGCTGGGGTTCCCGGTTGCCTTTACCTTCGGGGGCGTTGCGCTGTTCTTCGGAATCTTTGCTGAAGGCATGGATCTGTTTGCCTTCATGCCCTACCGCATCATGAGCGTGATGCAGAACACCGTGCTGATGGCTGTGCCCCTGTTTATCTTCATGGGCGTGGTGCTGCAGCGCACCCGGCTGGCAGAACAGCTGTTGACCTCCATGGGCCGCCTGTTCGGTGGTTTGCCTGGCGGTCTTGCCATTTCAACCATCCTGGTAGGCGCTCTGCTTGCAGCTTCCACCGGTGTGGTCGGTGCCAGTGTGGTTGCCATGGGCCTGATCTCCCTGCCGGTGATGCTGGCACACAAATACGACAAGCGGCTGGCCACAGGCACCATCTGTGCGTCCGGCACTCTCGGACAGATTGTCCCGCCCTCCATCATCCTGATCATCCTGGGTGACGTACTGGGCCTGCCCGTGGGCGATCTGTTCAAGGCGGCGGTCTGGCCCGGCGTGGTGCTGATCGGCCTGTATATCCTCTATATTCTGGTGCTGACCCGGTTCCGGCCTGAAACGGCGCCGGCCATGCCGGAAGACGACAGCGTGTCCCGCAAGAAGGAAATCCTCGACGCGCTGCTGGCCATTATTCCGCCGCTGGCACTCATCGTGGTGGTACTGGGTTCCATCTTCACCGGCATTGCCACGCCCACCGAGTCATCGGCCCTGGGCGGCGTTGGCGCCGTGGTTCTGGCCATCATCTATCGCCAGTTCTCCTTCAAAATGGTGTGGGATGCCTCCAAGGACACGGTGAAAGTCACCGCCATGGTTTTTGCCATCCTGATCGGTGCTACGGCCTTCTCCATGGTCTTCAGCTACACCGGCGGCGACTACCTGCTGGAAGAATGGCTCCTACAGCTTCCGGGCGAGAAGTGGGGCTTCATCATTCTGGCCATGGCGGTCATTCTGGTGCTGGGCTTCTTCATCGATTTCGTGGAAATCTCGTTCATCATCGTGCCCATTCTGGCGCCGGTGGCCGAGGCCCTGGGCATCAACATGCTCTGGTTTGCCATCCTGATCGCGATGAACCTGCAAACCAGCTTCCTGACGCCACCGTTCGGGTTCTCGCTCTTCTATCTGAAAGGGGTGGCACCACCGGAGGTGCGAACAACGGATATCTACAAAGGTGTGTTGCCCTTTATTCTCATTCAGATACTGGTGTTGGCCCTGATCGTGATTTTTCCGGAATGGTTCGGGATGAGTTCATCCTACTGA
- a CDS encoding SAM-dependent methyltransferase has product MNQSTAQKPRDGEQTGKSHVLTLPLEDTHVDRSPHTYERWLIAKLMRMAGSPPLRFRLWNGDVIEPEGQQSQFTLKLTDPKALYALVTNPNLAFGDLYSAGRLEVEGDLPELMECLYRSVHQARQKWPKWLEALWRNHNPRSTGISEAKENIHHHYDLGNEFYRLWLDTAEMQYTCAYYESADLTLEQAQLAKLEHVCRKLRLKPGMTVVEAGCGWGGLARYMARNYGVKVHAYNISREQLAYAREEARKQELDHLVEYVEDDYRNISGQYDAFVSIGMLEHVGKENYPALSELIKRSLKPDGIALLHSIGRNRPMLMNAWIEKRIFPGAYPPSIGEFMEICEHSDFSVLDVENLRLHYAQTLSDWMERFTAREDEVSAMYDEHFTRAWRMYLAGSIAAFRAGSLQLFQVVFTHGDNNRLPQSRQDIYAFPAAPEEA; this is encoded by the coding sequence ATGAACCAGAGTACTGCCCAGAAACCCCGGGACGGCGAGCAGACGGGCAAGTCCCATGTGCTGACCCTGCCACTGGAAGACACCCACGTTGACCGGTCACCGCACACTTACGAACGCTGGCTGATCGCCAAACTGATGCGCATGGCCGGCTCGCCGCCCCTGCGGTTCCGGCTCTGGAACGGCGACGTGATCGAGCCGGAAGGACAGCAGTCGCAATTCACATTGAAGCTGACCGATCCCAAGGCCCTGTACGCGCTGGTGACCAACCCCAACCTGGCCTTCGGCGACCTTTACAGTGCCGGCCGCCTGGAGGTGGAAGGTGACCTGCCCGAGCTGATGGAATGTCTGTACCGGTCTGTGCATCAGGCCCGTCAGAAGTGGCCGAAGTGGCTGGAGGCGCTGTGGCGCAACCATAACCCGCGCTCAACCGGCATTTCGGAGGCCAAGGAAAACATTCACCACCATTACGACCTCGGCAACGAGTTCTATCGCCTCTGGCTCGACACGGCGGAAATGCAATACACATGCGCCTATTACGAATCCGCCGATCTGACCCTGGAACAGGCCCAGTTGGCGAAACTGGAGCACGTGTGTCGAAAGCTCCGGCTCAAGCCCGGTATGACCGTCGTGGAAGCCGGTTGTGGCTGGGGCGGACTGGCCCGCTACATGGCCCGCAACTACGGGGTGAAGGTGCACGCCTACAACATTTCCAGGGAACAGCTGGCCTACGCCCGGGAAGAAGCCCGGAAGCAGGAGCTGGACCATCTGGTGGAGTACGTTGAGGACGACTACCGCAACATCAGCGGCCAGTACGATGCGTTCGTTTCCATCGGCATGCTGGAGCATGTGGGCAAGGAAAACTACCCGGCCCTCTCCGAGCTGATCAAGCGCAGCCTGAAACCGGACGGCATAGCTCTGCTGCACAGCATTGGCCGCAACCGACCGATGCTGATGAACGCCTGGATCGAGAAGCGGATTTTCCCGGGCGCCTACCCTCCGAGCATTGGCGAGTTCATGGAAATCTGCGAGCACAGCGACTTCTCGGTGCTCGATGTGGAGAACCTGCGCCTGCACTACGCCCAGACCCTGAGCGATTGGATGGAGCGGTTCACGGCACGCGAGGACGAGGTCAGCGCCATGTACGACGAGCACTTTACCCGTGCCTGGCGCATGTATCTCGCCGGCTCCATCGCCGCCTTCCGGGCCGGCTCGCTACAGCTCTTCCAGGTGGTATTTACCCACGGCGACAACAACCGGTTGCCCCAAAGCCGCCAGGATATCTATGCCTTTCCAGCCGCACCCGAGGAGGCGTGA
- a CDS encoding NAD(P)/FAD-dependent oxidoreductase — MDYYDLIIVGAGPAGSTLARALEDTGKKVLIIDKQDFPRDKTCAGWVTPAVMETLGIDQKDYGTGRTLQPIRRFRIGMMGQSAVENDHGEVVSYGIRRCEFDDYLLAQVAGPKQLATPVKSIVRKGGNWVINDTWEAPLVVGAGGHFCPVARLLGDGPGGHETVVAAKEVEFEMTPDQAASCQARGDTPELWFCRDLKGYAWVFRKGNYLNIGLGREDNHKLTDHLEAFVEEMKSAGRIPADLPGRFKGHAYLLYAHAERPLVDDGVILIGDAAGLAYTQSGEGIRPAIESALMAADVIREATDYSASSLQTYGDAIAQRFGTRAADSDQGWQVPDWVKMPLASTLMRSHWFTRKVVTEKWFLHREVPPLETAV, encoded by the coding sequence ATGGATTATTACGACCTGATCATCGTTGGCGCTGGCCCCGCCGGTTCCACCCTGGCCAGAGCCCTGGAAGACACGGGAAAGAAAGTACTGATCATCGACAAACAGGACTTTCCCCGGGACAAGACCTGTGCGGGATGGGTGACGCCCGCGGTTATGGAAACGCTCGGCATTGATCAGAAAGACTACGGAACCGGACGGACGCTTCAGCCGATTCGCCGATTCCGAATCGGCATGATGGGGCAGTCCGCCGTGGAAAATGATCATGGCGAGGTGGTGAGTTACGGCATTCGTCGCTGCGAGTTCGACGACTACCTGCTGGCGCAGGTCGCGGGCCCGAAACAGCTGGCCACCCCCGTCAAGTCCATCGTCCGCAAGGGCGGTAACTGGGTGATCAACGACACCTGGGAAGCGCCACTGGTGGTCGGAGCGGGCGGCCACTTCTGCCCGGTTGCCCGTTTGCTGGGAGATGGCCCCGGCGGCCATGAAACCGTGGTGGCCGCCAAAGAAGTTGAGTTTGAAATGACCCCGGATCAGGCAGCGAGCTGCCAGGCCCGGGGCGACACCCCGGAGCTCTGGTTCTGTCGAGACCTGAAGGGCTACGCCTGGGTGTTCCGCAAGGGCAACTATTTGAACATCGGTCTGGGCCGGGAGGACAATCACAAACTCACCGACCACCTGGAGGCGTTTGTCGAGGAAATGAAATCGGCGGGGCGCATTCCCGCAGACCTGCCCGGGCGATTCAAGGGCCACGCGTACCTGCTCTACGCCCATGCCGAGAGGCCCCTGGTTGACGACGGCGTGATCTTGATCGGTGACGCAGCTGGCCTGGCCTATACCCAGAGCGGCGAGGGCATCCGGCCCGCCATAGAGTCCGCCCTGATGGCGGCGGACGTGATCCGTGAGGCCACCGACTACTCGGCATCCAGCTTACAAACCTACGGCGACGCCATCGCCCAGCGTTTCGGTACCCGTGCCGCAGATTCGGACCAGGGCTGGCAGGTGCCGGACTGGGTCAAGATGCCCCTGGCCAGCACCCTCATGCGGTCACACTGGTTCACCCGCAAGGTGGTCACCGAAAAATGGTTCCTGCACCGGGAGGTGCCGCCCCTCGAAACGGCGGTTTAA
- a CDS encoding choice-of-anchor I family protein, giving the protein MELRKSLFGTVFLVSALGLAGCEGDDGAAGTDGTSKTLIELSAVGTYQAPGDVFDVGAAEIVAHDPVNQRLFVVNAGASTVDVLDIQDPTRPTLLRTIDATAEGASANSVAVYGDLVAVAIEADLKQDNGKVVFYNSTDLGKVGDVQVGALPDMVTFTRDGMKVLVANEGEPSDDYTNDPVGSVSIIDLAAGVAGATVSTAGFETFNGQEADLRASGVRIFGPGATVAQDLEPEYIAVSLDNKTAWVALQEANAVAELDIEAGVITAILPLGFKNHSLIGNELDASNRDSGINIRSWPVKGMYMPDAIASFGYNGNTYYITANEGDSRDYGGFSEEYRLADLTLDTTAFPDAAELQQDENLGRINVTSTLGVSNGCDPSDPATNPVTDCEYNEVYVYGARSFSIWAADGKQVFDSGSEFERITARLLPENFNATNDENNFDNRSDDKGPEPEAVTVGTINRQTFAFIGLERIGGIMVYDVTNPQNPQFVQYLNNRDFSVSEADLQAGLAGDLGPEGIAFIAAEDSPNGRPMLAVGNEISGTTTLYEIDVIELAAD; this is encoded by the coding sequence ATGGAACTGCGCAAATCTCTCTTTGGTACGGTCTTTCTGGTATCTGCTCTGGGGCTGGCGGGCTGCGAGGGCGACGACGGTGCCGCGGGCACAGACGGAACCAGCAAAACACTCATAGAACTATCTGCAGTGGGTACTTACCAGGCTCCGGGCGACGTATTCGATGTCGGTGCCGCGGAAATTGTTGCCCATGATCCAGTCAATCAGCGCCTGTTCGTGGTGAATGCGGGCGCATCCACCGTAGATGTTCTGGACATTCAGGACCCCACCCGCCCGACTCTGTTGCGGACTATTGATGCGACGGCAGAGGGGGCCTCGGCCAACAGCGTTGCTGTATACGGTGACCTGGTTGCAGTGGCTATTGAAGCCGACCTCAAGCAGGACAACGGCAAGGTGGTCTTCTATAACAGTACCGATCTGGGAAAAGTGGGTGACGTGCAGGTCGGCGCTCTCCCGGACATGGTTACCTTTACCCGGGATGGTATGAAGGTGCTTGTGGCCAACGAGGGCGAGCCAAGCGACGATTACACCAACGACCCGGTGGGATCCGTCAGTATCATTGACCTTGCAGCGGGCGTTGCCGGGGCCACCGTATCGACCGCCGGGTTCGAGACATTCAACGGGCAGGAGGCGGACCTGAGGGCCAGTGGTGTCCGGATATTCGGTCCGGGCGCCACGGTAGCCCAGGATCTGGAGCCGGAATACATTGCGGTTTCCCTGGACAACAAAACCGCCTGGGTGGCCCTGCAAGAGGCCAATGCCGTTGCCGAGCTGGATATTGAGGCAGGCGTCATCACCGCGATTCTGCCACTAGGCTTCAAGAACCACAGTCTTATAGGCAATGAGCTGGATGCCAGCAACCGGGACAGCGGCATCAATATCCGCAGTTGGCCAGTGAAAGGCATGTACATGCCCGATGCCATCGCCAGCTTTGGGTATAACGGCAACACTTATTACATTACCGCCAACGAAGGTGATTCCCGGGATTACGGCGGCTTTTCCGAGGAATACCGACTAGCGGATCTGACGCTGGATACCACCGCTTTCCCGGACGCCGCCGAGCTGCAACAGGATGAGAACCTGGGTCGGATCAACGTGACTTCAACCCTGGGTGTGAGCAACGGTTGTGATCCGAGCGACCCTGCCACCAATCCCGTAACCGATTGCGAATACAATGAGGTCTACGTCTACGGGGCCCGCTCCTTCTCTATCTGGGCCGCGGATGGCAAGCAGGTATTCGACAGTGGCAGCGAATTTGAGCGAATCACCGCCCGACTGCTTCCCGAGAACTTCAACGCCACGAACGATGAGAATAACTTCGATAATCGTTCCGATGACAAGGGGCCAGAGCCCGAGGCAGTGACCGTTGGCACAATCAACCGCCAGACCTTTGCCTTTATCGGGCTGGAGCGGATTGGCGGTATCATGGTCTACGACGTGACCAATCCCCAAAATCCGCAATTTGTTCAGTACCTGAACAACCGCGACTTCTCGGTTTCTGAGGCGGATCTCCAGGCGGGTCTGGCGGGCGATCTCGGGCCCGAGGGCATTGCATTTATCGCTGCGGAAGACAGTCCCAATGGCCGGCCGATGCTGGCGGTGGGCAATGAAATCAGCGGCACTACGACCCTTTATGAAATTGATGTGATTGAACTGGCCGCCGACTGA
- a CDS encoding DUF2061 domain-containing protein, translating to MSALKLFIHNHGTQGDQSLTKTVTFALTHFTVAFTVAYLLTGDILIGSLIAMVEPAINTVAYFFHEKLWARRLKNAGNSGSSEAQARAC from the coding sequence ATGAGTGCACTGAAGCTATTTATTCACAACCACGGCACGCAAGGGGATCAGTCGCTGACAAAAACAGTGACCTTTGCCCTGACCCACTTCACGGTGGCGTTCACAGTGGCGTATCTGCTCACCGGAGATATCCTCATTGGCAGCCTGATCGCCATGGTGGAGCCCGCCATCAACACGGTGGCTTACTTCTTCCATGAAAAACTCTGGGCCCGGCGCCTGAAGAATGCCGGCAACTCGGGTAGCAGCGAGGCCCAGGCAAGGGCCTGTTGA
- a CDS encoding dihydrolipoyl dehydrogenase: MDKRQVDVAIIGAGTAGMVAYQRVRKVTDKVVLIESDQYGTTCARVGCMPSKLLIAAAENAHQARMGELFGVFAREVAIDGKRVMERVRSERDRFVDGVIRSVEKFPRQHRLMGHARFVGPDLLKVGEDTQVQADRIIIATGSRPNVPGFLKEAKDRLVVNDDIFEWQDLPGSVAVFGPGVIGLELGQALSRLGVRVRMFGVGGSVGPIQDDSLREYALNTFNEEFPLDPDADVRSVERVEGGVAVTFIDKDAGETREVFDYVLAATGRRPNVDGLDIQNAELELDDRGTPVYDPHTLRCGQSAVFIAGDANNRLPLLHEAADEGRIAGDNAAAYPEVRAGLRRTPLAVVFTDPQIATVGLTIHQVNERCQGCFAVGEVSFEDQGRSRVIGKNRGLLRVYGEHGSGLFMGAEMFGPAAEHIGHLLAWSAQRRLTVSEMLEMPFYHPVIEEGLRSALKDLNRNLSIGPAPEEGCTDCGPGV, from the coding sequence ATGGATAAACGACAGGTTGATGTTGCCATCATTGGCGCCGGCACCGCCGGCATGGTGGCTTACCAGAGGGTCCGGAAAGTCACCGACAAGGTAGTCCTGATCGAATCGGACCAGTACGGCACCACCTGTGCCCGCGTCGGCTGCATGCCCAGCAAGTTGCTGATCGCGGCGGCGGAGAATGCCCACCAGGCCCGGATGGGCGAGTTGTTTGGCGTGTTTGCCCGGGAGGTTGCCATTGATGGCAAGCGGGTGATGGAGCGGGTTCGTTCCGAGCGCGACCGTTTCGTCGACGGCGTCATCCGGTCGGTTGAGAAATTTCCCCGGCAGCACCGTCTGATGGGGCATGCCCGGTTTGTCGGTCCTGACCTGCTGAAAGTGGGAGAAGACACCCAGGTGCAGGCCGACAGGATCATCATTGCCACCGGCTCCCGTCCCAATGTTCCCGGCTTCCTGAAAGAGGCCAAGGATCGACTGGTGGTGAATGATGATATTTTCGAATGGCAGGATCTTCCCGGCTCGGTGGCGGTGTTCGGCCCTGGCGTTATTGGCCTTGAGCTCGGTCAGGCCCTCAGTCGGCTGGGTGTGCGCGTGCGCATGTTTGGCGTTGGCGGAAGTGTCGGCCCGATTCAGGACGACAGCCTCCGGGAATACGCGCTCAATACGTTCAATGAAGAATTCCCCCTGGACCCGGATGCCGACGTCCGGTCGGTCGAGCGGGTAGAAGGCGGCGTCGCCGTCACGTTTATCGACAAAGACGCAGGCGAGACCCGGGAGGTGTTCGACTATGTGCTGGCGGCCACCGGGCGGCGGCCCAATGTCGACGGCCTGGATATCCAGAACGCCGAACTCGAGCTGGATGACCGCGGCACGCCGGTCTACGATCCCCACACCCTGCGCTGTGGTCAGAGCGCGGTCTTCATCGCCGGTGACGCCAATAACCGCTTGCCACTGTTGCACGAGGCCGCCGACGAGGGACGAATTGCCGGCGACAACGCCGCCGCCTATCCGGAGGTGCGCGCAGGGCTGCGCCGGACGCCCCTGGCGGTTGTCTTTACCGACCCGCAGATCGCGACGGTGGGGCTAACTATCCATCAGGTGAACGAACGCTGCCAGGGCTGCTTTGCGGTCGGTGAGGTGTCTTTTGAAGACCAGGGGCGAAGCCGGGTAATCGGCAAGAACCGGGGCTTGCTGAGGGTTTACGGAGAGCACGGCAGCGGCCTGTTCATGGGCGCTGAAATGTTCGGGCCGGCGGCCGAGCACATTGGCCACCTGCTGGCCTGGTCGGCGCAGCGCCGGCTGACAGTGAGCGAGATGCTGGAGATGCCGTTCTACCATCCGGTCATCGAGGAGGGGCTGCGCTCTGCCCTCAAGGACCTGAACCGCAATCTCAGCATTGGCCCGGCCCCGGAAGAGGGCTGTACCGACTGCGGTCCAGGGGTCTGA